In one window of Pelosinus sp. IPA-1 DNA:
- a CDS encoding ABC-F family ATP-binding cassette domain-containing protein produces MNIVSIEKLSKSYGMKNLFSNVTFGIDENDKIGLIGVNGTGKSTFLKVIAGLEEADDGKVSQGNQVEVQYLSQNPDFDPLDTVLDQIFKGYSPIMKLLREYEQVLLAVNNQPNEGIEKRLIALSQEMDAMNGWQLESEAKSILTRLGITDFTAQVGTLSGGQRKRIALASALIHPADLLILDEPTNHIDNDTVAWLEEYLHKRKGALLMITHDRYFLDRVVNRIIELDKGNLYSYTGNYSLFLELKMQREADQEATESKRQNLLRNELAWMRRGAKARTTKQKARIERFEKLSDEKVDLSQDKVEITAGASRLGRKIIELSNVTKNFEERTVIQDFSYIVLRDDRMGIVGPNGSGKSTLLNLITQRMEPDSGVIEIGQTVKIGYFSQENGDMDENLRVIEYIKEEANYLPAADGSVITASQMLERFLFPPELQWTPIRKLSGGEKRRLYLLRVLMGAPNVLLLDEPTNDLDIQTLTILEDYLDEFPGAVIVVSHDRYFLDRVVDKLFAFEEGGSIKQYVGGYSDYQETLASKGISEGNKEKETAAHPSQVEKPKERSRKFTFKEQKEYEEIDAVIASMEKEIQIVGTRINGAGSNFVLLQELTDLQQELEQKLAVLFDRWTYLNELAEEIENNK; encoded by the coding sequence ATGAATATAGTATCAATTGAGAAGTTATCCAAAAGTTATGGCATGAAGAATTTATTTAGTAATGTTACTTTTGGAATTGACGAAAACGATAAAATTGGTTTAATTGGTGTAAATGGAACGGGAAAATCTACTTTTCTAAAAGTAATAGCAGGGTTAGAGGAAGCGGATGATGGCAAGGTGAGCCAAGGAAATCAGGTAGAGGTACAATATCTATCTCAGAATCCTGATTTTGATCCTTTAGATACGGTACTGGATCAGATATTTAAAGGCTATTCTCCAATTATGAAGCTACTAAGGGAGTATGAGCAGGTGTTATTGGCTGTTAATAATCAGCCTAATGAAGGTATAGAGAAGCGCTTGATAGCCTTAAGCCAGGAAATGGATGCTATGAATGGCTGGCAGTTAGAGAGTGAGGCAAAGAGTATTTTAACCCGGCTTGGTATTACCGATTTTACAGCCCAGGTAGGTACCTTATCTGGAGGTCAACGTAAACGGATTGCCTTAGCAAGTGCTTTAATTCATCCAGCAGATCTCTTGATATTGGATGAGCCTACCAATCATATTGATAATGATACTGTGGCTTGGCTTGAGGAGTATTTACACAAACGTAAGGGCGCTCTACTCATGATTACTCATGATCGTTATTTTCTAGATCGAGTAGTCAATCGAATTATTGAGCTGGATAAAGGTAATTTGTATAGTTATACTGGAAATTATAGCCTCTTTTTAGAACTTAAAATGCAGCGTGAAGCAGACCAAGAAGCCACCGAGAGTAAACGACAGAATTTACTGCGTAATGAGTTAGCTTGGATGCGTAGAGGGGCCAAAGCACGTACTACGAAACAAAAGGCAAGGATTGAACGCTTTGAAAAGTTGTCAGATGAAAAGGTAGATTTAAGCCAAGACAAAGTTGAGATCACAGCCGGCGCTAGTCGCTTAGGGCGAAAAATAATTGAATTATCCAATGTAACTAAAAATTTTGAAGAACGGACAGTCATTCAGGACTTTAGTTATATTGTGCTTCGAGACGACCGTATGGGGATTGTGGGACCTAATGGTAGTGGGAAATCTACTTTGCTAAATTTAATTACCCAGAGGATGGAACCTGACAGTGGCGTGATTGAAATTGGCCAAACTGTAAAAATCGGCTATTTTTCCCAAGAGAACGGAGATATGGATGAGAATCTTAGGGTCATCGAATATATTAAAGAAGAAGCAAACTACCTGCCAGCGGCAGATGGCAGTGTCATTACAGCTTCTCAAATGTTAGAACGTTTTCTTTTTCCACCTGAATTACAATGGACACCGATTCGTAAGTTATCTGGCGGAGAGAAACGTCGTTTATATTTGCTCCGCGTATTGATGGGAGCGCCCAATGTCCTGCTCCTTGATGAGCCTACCAATGACTTAGATATTCAGACATTGACAATTCTGGAAGATTATCTCGATGAATTTCCCGGGGCGGTTATTGTTGTGTCTCATGACCGCTATTTTTTAGATCGAGTCGTCGATAAATTATTTGCCTTTGAAGAGGGTGGATCGATTAAGCAGTACGTGGGAGGTTATTCGGACTATCAGGAAACCTTGGCATCTAAAGGGATTAGCGAAGGTAACAAAGAAAAAGAGACGGCCGCTCACCCGTCTCAAGTTGAAAAACCAAAAGAACGTTCTCGTAAATTTACATTTAAAGAACAAAAAGAATATGAAGAGATTGATGCCGTAATTGCCAGTATGGAAAAAGAGATCCAGATTGTTGGTACCCGTATTAATGGGGCAGGGAGTAACTTTGTCTTGCTGCAAGAGTTAACAGACTTACAGCAAGAATTAGAACAAAAGTTAGCAGTACTTTTCGATCGCTGGACTTATTTGAATGAATTGGCTGAGGAAATCGAAAATAATAAATAA
- the recQ gene encoding DNA helicase RecQ, with protein MLDAALKILKQHYGYTTFRPGQEKIITSLLQKKDTLAIMPTGAGKSLCFQIPALLLPGTTLVVSPLISLMKDQVDALNSVGIPATFINSSLSASVVSERIYNAKCGRYKIIYIAPERLEAESFQAAIKSLTISLLAIDEAHCVSQWGHDFRPSYRAVGSFIRSLPKRPIIGAFTATATTDVTQDIKSLLTLQKPDIYMTGFDRENLSFTVIRGENKTDFTLNYINTNKDQSGIIYAATRKEVDNLYSQLHKKGYSVGKYHAGLPDNERQRFQEDFIYDNISIMVATNAFGMGIDKSNVRYVIHYNMPKNMEAYYQEAGRAGRDGEPSECILLFGAQDPLLQRYLIEQTTFDTERKTNELNKLQTMVDYCHTPECLRKFILNYFGESNTTAECANCSNCNDDNELTDITLDAQKIFSCVMRVKERYGTTIIASVLKGSKDKKVLQLGFDSLSTYGLLKNYTLPEIRDAINRLIATDYLALTDSEYPVVKLAPKGIAVLKNQTKVWQKVPTRAKKITTDNSLFDLLRSLRKQIADREQIPPYLVFADSTLKEMSEYCPTTYEALLTIKGVGESKRKRYGDEFLEVMQQYAAMNSIKPSVLPTETKQSASKSQEHPSHVVSLELYQSGRSLDEISQIRGLKSLTVQDHLVRCYQEGHIVNWDALIPPQYENLILSKIAELGAEKLKPLKDALPEEIDYAAIKAVLCKYNAIK; from the coding sequence ATGTTAGATGCCGCCCTAAAAATATTAAAACAACACTATGGTTATACCACCTTCCGCCCCGGACAAGAAAAAATAATCACCAGTCTCTTACAAAAGAAAGATACCTTAGCTATTATGCCTACAGGAGCGGGTAAATCTCTGTGTTTTCAAATCCCTGCCTTATTATTACCAGGCACCACCTTAGTTGTATCACCCTTAATCTCCCTCATGAAAGACCAAGTAGACGCCTTAAACAGCGTAGGTATTCCTGCCACATTTATTAATAGTTCTCTTAGTGCTTCCGTTGTCAGTGAGCGTATTTATAATGCAAAATGTGGTCGCTACAAAATTATCTATATTGCTCCAGAACGCCTAGAAGCTGAAAGTTTTCAGGCTGCTATTAAATCTCTGACGATATCCTTATTAGCCATTGACGAAGCCCACTGTGTCTCACAATGGGGACATGATTTTCGCCCTAGTTATCGGGCTGTCGGTTCCTTTATTCGTTCTTTGCCTAAGCGTCCCATTATTGGCGCCTTTACAGCAACTGCTACTACCGATGTAACCCAAGATATCAAAAGCTTATTGACTTTACAAAAACCTGATATTTATATGACAGGCTTTGACCGTGAGAATTTATCTTTTACCGTCATACGTGGGGAAAATAAAACGGACTTCACCTTAAACTATATTAACACTAACAAAGACCAGTCAGGAATTATTTATGCCGCTACCCGTAAAGAAGTAGATAATCTTTATAGCCAATTACACAAAAAAGGTTATTCTGTGGGAAAATATCATGCTGGACTCCCTGATAACGAACGACAACGTTTTCAGGAAGACTTCATTTATGACAATATTAGTATTATGGTCGCAACCAATGCTTTTGGTATGGGAATTGATAAGTCCAATGTGCGTTATGTTATACATTACAATATGCCCAAAAACATGGAAGCTTATTATCAAGAAGCTGGTCGTGCAGGACGAGATGGAGAGCCTAGTGAATGTATTCTTTTATTCGGTGCCCAAGATCCATTATTACAAAGATACCTAATTGAGCAAACCACTTTCGATACGGAACGCAAAACAAATGAACTAAACAAATTGCAAACGATGGTAGATTATTGTCATACCCCCGAATGCCTAAGAAAATTTATTTTAAACTACTTTGGCGAGTCAAATACTACAGCAGAATGTGCCAATTGCAGTAACTGCAATGATGATAATGAGCTTACAGATATCACTTTAGATGCACAAAAGATTTTTTCTTGTGTCATGCGGGTTAAAGAACGCTATGGCACAACCATAATTGCAAGTGTTTTAAAAGGTTCTAAAGATAAAAAAGTTCTGCAACTAGGTTTTGATAGTTTATCTACTTATGGACTATTGAAGAACTATACCCTACCAGAAATTCGCGACGCGATTAACCGTTTAATCGCTACCGATTACTTAGCATTAACGGATAGTGAATATCCTGTAGTAAAACTAGCACCTAAAGGCATTGCTGTATTAAAAAACCAAACAAAGGTATGGCAGAAGGTGCCAACCCGTGCTAAAAAGATTACAACCGATAATTCCCTCTTTGACTTATTACGCAGCCTAAGAAAACAAATTGCTGATAGAGAGCAAATACCACCTTATCTAGTATTCGCTGATAGCACCCTAAAGGAAATGAGCGAGTATTGTCCAACAACGTATGAGGCCCTGCTGACAATCAAAGGGGTGGGAGAAAGCAAACGCAAACGTTATGGTGATGAATTTTTGGAAGTCATGCAACAATATGCAGCTATGAATAGCATAAAACCAAGCGTTTTACCTACTGAAACGAAACAGAGCGCTAGCAAGAGCCAAGAGCATCCGAGTCATGTAGTTAGCCTAGAACTTTATCAAAGTGGTCGTTCACTAGATGAAATCAGTCAAATTCGTGGCCTAAAATCTCTTACAGTACAAGATCATCTCGTACGCTGCTATCAAGAAGGACATATCGTAAATTGGGATGCTCTCATCCCACCTCAATATGAAAATCTAATTCTTAGTAAAATAGCAGAATTAGGTGCTGAAAAATTAAAACCCCTTAAAGATGCTCTGCCAGAAGAAATTGACTATGCTGCCATAAAAGCAGTACTCTGTAAATATAATGCTATAAAGTAA
- a CDS encoding phosphatidylglycerol lysyltransferase domain-containing protein, whose protein sequence is MKFQQLTLEDKPLFDRFFKERRYENAHYNFTNLFMWRKAYNIKWTVEGKFLCVKACWEGETFFLPPFGPEEGLADVVEIMLEHAKEENFPFAFQGVEGYMVEWLEKIKPGYFSCKPERDNYDYVYLAKDLIELKGRKFHTKKNHVNSFRKTYSNYQYVPMTADMTQQCIDFMAAFTYGEMNNNDTAVIHVEKGRKEFKGVYGVINQEFCAHNYQEALYINREEDMGIEGLRKAKESYHPVKMVEKYIVKVK, encoded by the coding sequence ATTAAGTTTCAACAACTTACTCTTGAGGATAAGCCGCTATTTGATAGGTTCTTTAAGGAGCGGCGGTATGAAAATGCCCATTATAATTTCACTAATTTATTTATGTGGCGCAAAGCCTACAATATAAAGTGGACAGTTGAAGGCAAATTTTTATGCGTAAAAGCCTGTTGGGAAGGGGAAACATTTTTTTTACCTCCATTTGGCCCAGAAGAAGGCTTAGCAGATGTAGTAGAAATAATGCTAGAACATGCTAAGGAAGAGAATTTTCCCTTTGCGTTTCAGGGAGTAGAAGGCTACATGGTTGAGTGGCTAGAAAAGATAAAACCTGGTTATTTTAGCTGTAAGCCGGAACGGGATAATTATGATTACGTCTATTTGGCAAAAGATCTAATTGAGCTAAAAGGGCGCAAATTTCATACTAAGAAAAATCATGTAAATAGTTTCAGAAAGACGTACAGTAACTATCAGTATGTCCCAATGACAGCTGACATGACGCAGCAGTGTATTGACTTTATGGCGGCATTTACTTATGGTGAAATGAATAACAATGATACTGCAGTGATTCATGTAGAAAAGGGCCGCAAAGAGTTTAAGGGTGTTTATGGGGTTATTAATCAAGAGTTTTGTGCTCACAACTACCAAGAGGCTCTTTACATTAACCGAGAAGAAGACATGGGAATTGAAGGCCTGAGAAAAGCGAAAGAATCCTACCATCCTGTTAAAATGGTAGAAAAATATATTGTAAAAGTTAAATAA